The window ttctatCTTtcatatctttcgggtcaatcgtcacattattgtcccatagtattctagagagtagacacttgaaattgtttaattttagttccattaatattttaccacctggctgaccccaattcgtattttttggtctttcgtcacaaataaactctttgtaatcgagaatgaagacagtcgtcactttagtgtcccatttgtaagcgagagcggaggcaatcgtctctttactgtctctttactgtctctttgtagggtgtagagtgacgattgacttcttcGTAgaacaagcccatgttaaaatggttggtcacctgggtagtcaggtggctaggggctaCCACAAGacgtaggttaagtggtcagttcgggactgtcccatcGAACTGCTGGGGTATATAcccaatcgtcactctacactctacaaagagacagtaaagagacgattgcctccgctctcgcttacaaaggggacactaaagtgacgactgtcttcattctcgaaaAAATAACTCCTAAGaatataatctctaggttacttaaggacagtaaagagacgtcTGTcttcgctcccgcttacaaagaggacactaaagtgacgactgtcttcattctcgattacaaagggcacattcgtgacgaatgacccaaaacatacgaaatacgatcatccaggtgagTAACTATTTGTGGAAATTGGTgtatttttcgtatgcattgactctttgtcgaactgctgggttaagtcaacaaattttatgtgtGTCGCTTTAAGCAGTCATActgttttattgtaatttttttaaatttagaaaaaaataaaataaaacaaataaaatttaaatattgtttgaaaagttgttaaaaaatataaaaaatacttatttctaaatttgaattattttgggATTTCGCGGCATTCGTTTAATCATCCGCAGACCCTTATACtagagtattaaaaaaaactggttttatatataaagaagaaaatgaaaCTCATTTCCAGAAATTATTAGTTATAAAATCatctttataacaaaaatgtttaaaattcattctcaataaaaaattaacaaaaacaacaaaaagagatCGATATCAggtatttatttctttgtttttaataaaaccggCTTAATAAAACtcctttaaagctattttagatgaaaaaaGGTATTAAAGAAACGTCTAGCAAATCATGATTTACACATTtccatattcttaaaaaattttcaataacttttgATAATGAATTCCATCTGTATTTAATGAATAATGAATTCCATCTGAAATTTAATCAGATATTAACTTTAACTCTTTACCGCCTTGGATTTAaacaattctataaaaaagcgGCTTccgaatatttcaaaaatatgaaatattcgaAACCGATCGGtttttgaaagtaaaaaaaacggTAAACAAGTTTTCGGTTAAGGTTTTTGAATACTCTACCGTATAccataaaatattgcaaatactGACGCAAAATATATTGATTGTATTCAATAATCCACTTAAATGCGTCGTAATCCAAATTGATCAATATATATTGAACGTGTGCGTGTTAAacgtaaaaaattatatatataaaagaaggtacaatgtatttttttcacaaattctcattctttttttaatattaattttgattacATTTGCTCACTGTTCATtccatatttatgttttatccaaaaaatttgttttcgtttttttatgtttttttccgCACTTCACTAcactttttttatcattttgaatttttaaatgttatatttgaGTAAATTAAAGGCGAAATTCGTTATATTTTTCAAGAATAGATGtaacattttttctaaacaGTCAACGTAAATTAATTGCAGCGTTACCAACTATTGTAATATATAAAATGGGAACAACTATGTAATCTAACGGTAAATCATGCGCAAGACGTAATCTTTAGTTTATAATTCTTGGCatgcactaagtaaggtgaGATCGTTAAAGCAGCTGatttttagttgtttaattgtgtcaaaataaataaattcagtcgtaattcaggtctgagttggggaacaactctcgcgtcatcgcgattatttcttaaacgcgttcaggcttgtgtttgttgcctggctttcgacagttttgcgtctcactcgcactggtgtaatgtattacttcatataactgttcaaagttatatgttgtctacattaacctcgtgctttcgtattacctcaagtgaggttatgttttattggtggagaccatagaatactcaaacgtttttaactggtggagaccataaaatactcacgatataatctggtggagaccatttaaactcaaatatatactggtggagaccattaatacttttgatgaaatcaagtccggatgctcaaactccctatatgaaggtataggtcggttggtggggttttctctggacaaacgtcaaacccaaaaaaaaaataaataaatttatttattttattataagaaataaattatatttgtgttttcaaagcaaaaaaaaaaaaagaaattatgatttaaaatgttcataaaaaaaaatttcagaataaaATTCATACGAAGAAGTATTAAAACATTGTCCTGCTGCAGATATAAGCTAAATATAACGATGGTTTTATATGTAatgtgaaatatataaatactatttcttttcaatattaattaattatttattatttttaaattttagaaatttcattttgacaaaacccaaatctagtcaacaaaaaatattgtgttttttgcCAAAACGGTCCCACCTGACTTATTTTatcatgtacatatgtttgaatgcaaaataaaattatatttttttaaattgtttgatgatgtacataaataaaccatcaaccaaaaatatttctcaTTTGCAGGTTCTTCATCAATGGCACTGTTTTCTTCATAACATTACTCATACAATTGGTAATGAAAAGCAGACTTTACCGTATCGCCAATTCATGGTGTGTAGACCAGAGGTTAAAAGATCTGAATTGCACCCTGATGAAGGAAATGTTCAAAAGATcacaactaattttttttatggcACACTTCTTAATGAAAAGGGACAAATTGATGATGACTTAATGTTGcgaaaatgtgtattttttgggGGACTGGAGAAGAGTCTTCGCAAGACCGTTTGGCCCTTCTTACTTAAGTGCTATTCGTTTTCATCAACTTTTGAGGATCGTGCAGTTTTAATGGACATCAAACGTCAGGAGTATGAGGAAATAACTAGAAGACGCTTATACTCAATGTCACCAGAAGAACAGGTCCATTTTTGGAAAACCGTACAGTGTGTGGTTGAAAAGGATGTTGTGCGTACTGATCGATCAAATCCATTTTTCTGCGGAGACGACAATCCCAACactgaaataatgaaaaacattttgttaaactaCGCATTCTATAATGCTGGAATATCGTATTCGCAGGGCATGAGTGATTTGTTGGCCCCAGTACTGTGTGAAATTCAAAATGAATCTGAAACCTTTTGGTGTTTCGTAGGACTTATGCAACGTGCATTTTTTGTGTGCACTCCAACTGATAACGATGTCGATAGAAACCTTAATTTTTTGCGCGAACTTATACGTATTATGTTGCCTCGGTTTTATGAACATCTCAAAAATCATAGCGATGCTTTGGAATTACTATTTTGTCACCGAtggctcttgctctgctttaaGCGTGAATTTACAGAAGCTGTAGTTATTCGAATGTGGGAGGCATGCTGGTCAAATTATTTAACAGACTACTTTCatctttttctttgtttatctATTCTTGCCGTATATGCCGATGACGTTATTGCTCAAAACCTTAGAGCTGATGAAATGCTGTTGCACTTCAGTTCCCTTGCCATGTACATGGATGGGCAATTAATATTGCGTAAAGCTCGAGGATTGTTGCACCAATATAGGCAACTCCCTAAAATTCCTTGTACATTAGCAGGACTTTGTAAAAGATGTGGTCCCGGCATGTGGGATTCGGAACACAGGCCAGCTTTAGAATGTGTCGGACACACTGAAGATGAGAAATGTTCCTTGGCTATAGATTAAACtcacatttgttttaaaattaagtatttttaattcaacatgTTGCACACAAGTATGAAATGctactaaaatatttgttttctttattacttctataaaaatatttataaattcgttgagcaaaatactataaaaataacaaacataattattaataataatgcaataacaaataaaattatgttattaaaaataagtgtattaaaaattaactattaAATATAATACGCTTCATGTGctttttgcaatatttacttataaaaatCATGTGTGTACCAAGATTCAAATAAAACTACTTGTTCGAATTGATAAATTTCAAAGGGGAAAATTATACTCTTTATTTAAGATTCTAAAAACAGTGTATGTACCctggaaaaacttacattgaaaagaaatgagttaaaatgctaataaaacctcttctttacttttttactagcattttaacttattattttaacacggtgttgacattggagacaagtacttttacattttaataaaaaagagtacTATTTTTCCCCAATTCGCCTAGGAATACAATTTCTGAAAATGAAGTTCACAAAATATTCTGTGTTTAAATCTATATTGATATATAACTCATACGATTCAAATATGTTCAggaaaaattgtgttttcaaaAAGTATCATTTCATCGAATTTGATCCTAAGTTagcttagtactcgaattccaaaaaaatatataccaatattttgtttcaataaataagcaattttttaaattgattacaAATGGCCTCAatgaatttaagtaaaataaaattttccgttgtggtacttttttgaatttttaaaaagtacgaaacaggtgaaAGAGGTATCcaaatatttaccaaaattttattttgttcattagTTAAAAAGCAGTAGTAAAcgcgcacacacacacacacacagatcataacgattatttttgattgaaaaataaaaatctattttaagttttattttttttacttcaaaaataaaagttattcttgaattttattttatttttctcaaaaataaaactcaatatgaaaacattttcttttacaaaatgtttagaGAATGTtcggggcctaggtgaaataatggactgatgttaaccattttcaatacgctTCGTTTACAGTGCCATAaacgatcatgtgccaaatttcattgaattatctccaaaatagCGACCTGTAGGAGCTAACAATAATTTTAGtaggccgggactataaactggtgctGTTTAAAATTCCGAAATACTAGACTTTGCTCCGGTTTCGAACTTTGTATGGAGAGTTCCCTTGGGGTACACGTGTTTTCTGTGGATTAAACCTAATACCGCGAGAAGATaatgttggttaaaagactgatacacgGTAAAGGCTATAACACGGCATAAGTTTGGTGCCGTTGTCGAAACTACATAAGTGTAAATAGAAGTTATGTTTTCGCTTCTCCGAAGTTATGCTACAGGGCAGCATTGACCAGAGATTATATGGATTGAGTACTTGAACAATTGCTTGTACATGGATCTGCAgcgccatgtacaaaaatttacacCAACGTGTAAAAAGCTCGAAGGGACGGTGGCGAGTTTTCGAATAAGCTCTCCCTGTGGTTCTAAAAGtatcaccgtgaaataaggccaaaACGGTAGGTGTTctcgtaaagcacttcgacttatGTATCTCTTGTCTTTCCGGCATTACAGACGAGTAAGGGaaagtacatattttaattttaaaatcagtgcagctgatttttattt of the Lucilia cuprina isolate Lc7/37 chromosome 2, ASM2204524v1, whole genome shotgun sequence genome contains:
- the LOC111689046 gene encoding TBC1 domain family member 16, which translates into the protein MPIANILKKASSLILGEEKINEKIDIVYEDNEILFCKNNVCIHPPIVARQECDMLHYPGYLTVTTKTFVDQYNSAKRPTLLLTWIPNSSLCKCPSTDENSTFDYIRGPLPPSSYGKVEKVFASRSTSHNGDDVNKTKLSETIAAAQNDGGKEDDVTATVDMQELRNELQPLLGGKKASLEDLEALIKKNPITSVNITISNPQIENANISQTYNCVVVADREQLQLNSDGSVSDDNNPNWMTPELLAFKHNLAFPDSANTTPTVRRKVNIKCRRFSVDLSQMRSLRLFFNDNSCTSGQLVIASRESQYKILHFHYGGLDHLAQVLHQWHCFLHNITHTIGNEKQTLPYRQFMVCRPEVKRSELHPDEGNVQKITTNFFYGTLLNEKGQIDDDLMLRKCVFFGGLEKSLRKTVWPFLLKCYSFSSTFEDRAVLMDIKRQEYEEITRRRLYSMSPEEQVHFWKTVQCVVEKDVVRTDRSNPFFCGDDNPNTEIMKNILLNYAFYNAGISYSQGMSDLLAPVLCEIQNESETFWCFVGLMQRAFFVCTPTDNDVDRNLNFLRELIRIMLPRFYEHLKNHSDALELLFCHRWLLLCFKREFTEAVVIRMWEACWSNYLTDYFHLFLCLSILAVYADDVIAQNLRADEMLLHFSSLAMYMDGQLILRKARGLLHQYRQLPKIPCTLAGLCKRCGPGMWDSEHRPALECVGHTEDEKCSLAID